From a single Solanum dulcamara chromosome 4, daSolDulc1.2, whole genome shotgun sequence genomic region:
- the LOC129885331 gene encoding subtilisin-like protease SBT1.6 — translation MASLLILTLFLCFTFTSIHFFSPVSAEPEAKTYIFRVDSFSKPAVFPTHYHWYSSEFTEPVNILHVYDNVFHGFSASLSPSQAASVLQHPSVLASFEDRRRQLHTTRSPQFLGLRNQKGLWSESDYGSDVIVGVLDTGIWPERRSFSDLNLGPVPTRWKGVCETGAKFTARNCNRKIIGARFFSKGHEAAPGFGPIGGGINDTVEFRSPRDADGHGTHTASTAAGRHAFRASMSGYASGIAKGVAPKARLAVYKVCWKNSGCFDSDILAAFDAAVSDGVDVISISIGGGDGISSPYYLDPIAIGAYGAVSRGVFVSSSAGNDGPNGMSVTNLAPWLTTVGAGTIDRNFPAEVILGDGRKLSGVSLYAGKPLNGKMYPIVYPGKSGVLSASLCMENSLDPHLVRGKIVICDRGSNPRVAKGLVVNKAGGVGMILTNGVSNGEGLVGDAHLIPTCAVGANEGDAIKAYISKNPTAAATINFHGTVIGVKPAPVVASFSGRGPNGLNPEILKPDLIAPGVNILAAWTDAVGPTGLDLDNRKAEFNILSGTSMACPHVSGAAALLKSAHPDWSPAAIRSAMMTTASLVDNRLQPMTDEATGKPATPYDYGAGHLNLDLALDPGLVYDLANEDYVSFLCAIEYGPKTIQVITKSPVNCPMRKPLPENLNYPSIAALFSTASKGVSSKTFFRTVTNVGDTNGLYRVKIEAPKGVTVSVKPAKLGFSEKIRKLSYYVTITVDSKNLVLNDSGAVFGSLSWVDGKHVVRSPIVVTQMSPL, via the coding sequence ATGGCTTCGCTTCTTATTCTAACACTCTTCCTCTGTTTCACCTTCACTTCAATACACTTTTTCTCACCGGTTTCAGCTGAACCGGAAGCTAAAACGTACATATTCCGAGTCGACAGCTTTTCTAAACCGGCGGTTTTCCCCACTCATTACCACTGGTACAGCTCCGAGTTCACTGAACCGGTGAACATCCTTCATGTTTATGACAATGTTTTTCATGGATTTTCAGCTTCGTTGAGTCCTTCTCAAGCTGCTTCAGTACTTCAACATCCTTCAGTTCTTGCGTCTTTTGAGGATCGTCGGAGGCAACTTCATACTACAAGGTCACCACAGTTTCTGGGTCTAAGAAACCAGAAGGGATTATGGTCGGAGTCGGATTATGGTTCTGATGTTATTGTTGGGGTTCTTGATACTGGAATTTGGCCGGAGCGTCGGAGTTTTTCCGATCTGAATCTGGGTCCTGTTCCTACACGTTGGAAAGGGGTTTGTGAAACGGGAGCTAAGTTCACTGCTCGGAATTGCAATCGGAAGATTATTGGTGCTCGATTTTTCTCTAAAGGTCATGAAGCTGCCCCTGGATTTGGTCCAATTGGTGGGGGAATCAATGATACCGTTGAGTTCCGATCACCCAGAGACGCTGACGGTCACGGCACCCATACTGCTTCTACAGCTGCTGGTAGACATGCTTTTCGAGCTAGCATGTCTGGTTATGCATCGGGTATTGCTAAAGGTGTTGCCCCTAAAGCTCGATTAGCTGTTTATAAAGTTTGCTGGAAGAATTCTGGTTGCTTTGATTCCGATATCCTTGCTGCGTTTGATGCTGCTGTTTCCGATGGTGTTGATGTCATTTCCATCTCAATTGGAGGCGGTGATGGAATCTCTTCACCTTACTATCTCGATCCAATTGCTATCGGAGCTTATGGTGCTGTTTCTAGAGGTGTATTTGTGTCTTCATCAGCTGGAAATGATGGACCTAATGGAATGTCAGTCACTAACTTGGCACCGTGGCTTACTACTGTTGGAGCTGGCACAATTGATAGGAATTTCCCTGCAGAGGTAATTCTTGGTGACGGACGGAAGCTTTCCGGTGTATCATTATACGCCGGAAAGCCACTTAATGGGAAAATGTATCCCATAGTGTACCCTGGGAAATCAGGTGTGCTCTCGGCTTCTCTTTGTATGGAAAATTCACTTGATCCTCATTTAGTGAGAGGTAAGATAGTGATCTGTGATCGCGGTAGCAATCCTCGCGTTGCTAAGGGATTAGTTGTCAATAAAGCTGGTGGTGTTGGAATGATCCTTACAAATGGAGTATCAAATGGTGAAGGGCTTGTTGGTGATGCTCATTTGATACCAACTTGTGCTGTTGGTGCTAATGAAGGTGATGCAATTAAAGCCTATATATCCAAGAATCCAACTGCAGCTGCAACGATCAATTTCCATGGAACTGTAATTGGAGTGAAACCAGCTCCAGTTGTGGCATCATTTTCAGGGAGAGGACCAAATGGTCTGAACCCAGAAATCCTAAAACCAGACCTTATAGCTCCTGGGGTTAACATTTTAGCTGCATGGACTGATGCAGTTGGTCCAACTGGCTTAGATTTAGACAATCGAAAAGCAGAGTTCAATATACTTTCAGGCACTTCAATGGCTTGTCCTCATGTAAGTGGTGCAGCGGCATTGCTCAAATCTGCTCACCCAGATTGGAGCCCTGCAGCGATACGATCTGCAATGATGACCACAGCTAGCCTTGTCGACAACAGGCTGCAACCAATGACCGATGAAGCCACTGGAAAACCAGCTACACCGTACGATTATGGTGCAGGACACTTAAATCTTGATCTAGCATTGGATCCCGGGCTAGTATACGATCTAGCAAACGAAGACTACGTAAGCTTTTTATGTGCAATTGAATACGGCCCCAAGACAATTCAGGTGATCACTAAATCACCGGTGAATTGTCCGATGAGGAAGCCATTGCCGGAGAATTTGAACTATCCATCAATAGCAGCACTGTTTTCAACCGCATCAAAAGGGGTTTCAAGCAAGACATTCTTCAGAACAGTGACGAACGTTGGCGATACAAATGGACTGTACAGAGTGAAAATCGAGGCACCAAAAGGGGTGACAGTGAGTGTAAAGCCGGCGAAATTAGGGTTCTCGGAGAAGATAAGGAAATTGAGTTACTATGTAACAATAACAGTGGACAGTAAAAATCTGGTGTTGAATGATTCGGGTGCAGTTTTCGGGTCACTTTCTTGGGTTGATGGAAAGCATGTGGTTCGGAGCCCCATAGTGGTAACCCAAATGAGCCCATTGTAA